A stretch of the Thiocystis violascens DSM 198 genome encodes the following:
- a CDS encoding ABC transporter permease, with amino-acid sequence MTLIHLTPWDLALASVLVLLLAAMSWQLRLGVERRVLIAATRSAVQLMLVGFVLKFLFAQTSLPLISLMMLVMLMAAGFEVMQRQKRRYRGLWGYGIGTFSMFLSSFTVTLLALTVVIGVEPWYQPQYLIPLLGMLLGNAMSGVAIALDSLTRHAWESRGKIEARLLAGGTWEEAIEEIRRESLRSGLIPIVNAMGTAGLVSLPGMMTGQILAGSPPLEAAKYQLLIMFLISAGTGLGSVAAVWLGSRRLFDDRQRLRLDRLAEADGRH; translated from the coding sequence ATGACCTTGATTCATCTGACGCCCTGGGATCTAGCGCTGGCTTCGGTCCTGGTGCTGTTGTTGGCGGCTATGTCCTGGCAGCTACGCCTAGGGGTCGAGCGCCGGGTGCTGATCGCGGCGACACGTAGCGCGGTTCAACTCATGCTCGTGGGCTTCGTGCTCAAATTCCTGTTCGCGCAAACCAGCCTACCGCTGATTTCGCTCATGATGCTGGTCATGCTCATGGCGGCCGGCTTCGAGGTGATGCAGCGTCAAAAGCGACGCTATCGCGGTCTCTGGGGCTACGGCATCGGCACCTTTTCCATGTTTCTCTCCTCCTTCACCGTCACCCTGCTGGCGCTCACGGTGGTCATCGGCGTCGAGCCCTGGTACCAGCCGCAGTATCTGATTCCGCTGCTCGGTATGCTGCTAGGCAACGCCATGAGCGGGGTCGCCATCGCGCTCGACAGCCTGACCCGTCATGCTTGGGAGTCGCGCGGCAAGATCGAGGCGCGTCTGCTGGCGGGCGGAACCTGGGAAGAGGCCATCGAGGAGATTCGTCGCGAGTCGCTGCGCTCGGGGCTCATCCCCATCGTCAACGCCATGGGTACCGCCGGCCTGGTGAGCTTGCCGGGCATGATGACCGGTCAGATTCTCGCCGGCAGTCCGCCCCTGGAGGCCGCTAAATATCAGCTGCTTATAATGTTTCTGATCTCGGCCGGCACCGGCCTGGGTTCTGTGGCCGCGGTTTGGTTGGGTTCAAGACGGTTGTTCGATGATCGTCAGCGACTGCGGCTGGACCGGCTGGCCGAGGCGGATGGGCGGCACTGA
- a CDS encoding ABC transporter ATP-binding protein yields MAGLRLDAIGHRLLAPVGLTLAAGEMVFLSGPSGSGKSLLLRAIADLDPNTGEVWLGDEARSSMTPPHWRRRVGLLPAESFWWAESVGKHFPVTKTATASALPPMVDWLAQLGFDPDVLNWSIARLSTGERQRLALVRLLAQKPEALLLDEATANLDPAGRGRVETLVDTYRRNVRAAVLWVSHDPEQRQRLAEISDVQSIGRSYVIRDGRLEPES; encoded by the coding sequence ATGGCCGGATTGCGACTCGATGCCATCGGTCATCGCCTTCTGGCCCCAGTGGGTCTCACGCTGGCGGCCGGTGAGATGGTTTTCCTGTCCGGCCCCTCCGGTTCCGGCAAAAGCTTGCTGCTGCGGGCGATCGCGGATCTGGATCCCAATACGGGCGAGGTCTGGCTGGGCGACGAGGCGCGTTCCTCCATGACCCCGCCACACTGGCGGCGGCGGGTCGGTCTGTTACCGGCGGAATCCTTCTGGTGGGCCGAGTCGGTCGGCAAGCATTTCCCGGTGACAAAGACGGCCACTGCATCCGCGCTGCCGCCGATGGTCGACTGGCTCGCTCAACTGGGCTTCGATCCGGATGTCCTGAACTGGTCGATCGCGCGGCTGTCGACCGGCGAACGTCAGCGCCTCGCCCTGGTTCGACTCCTGGCACAGAAGCCCGAGGCGCTGCTGCTCGACGAGGCGACCGCCAATCTCGACCCCGCGGGACGTGGTCGGGTCGAGACACTGGTCGACACCTATCGTCGCAACGTGCGGGCCGCCGTGCTCTGGGTCAGTCACGATCCGGAACAACGCCAACGGCTCGCCGAAATATCCGACGTTCAGTCTATCGGGCGTTCCTACGTCATTCGCGACGGTCGCCTGGAGCCCGAGTCATGA
- the trmB gene encoding tRNA (guanosine(46)-N7)-methyltransferase TrmB: MNPPTDSPTPSWHRAIRSFVLREGRLTLAQERAFRELWPRFGLDWSPGVPLDFGAIFGNDRPVVLEIGFGNGDSLAEMAEQDPARNWLGIEVHRPGVGHLLLEIERRALANLRIVRHDAVEVLAHSIPPVSLDAVQLFFPDPWPKRRHHKRRILSPDLVVLLARAIRPGGIFHAATDWEPYAEQMLETLDAAADQFENTAGQGQFASRPALRPLTRFEQRGERLGHRVRDLLFRRR; this comes from the coding sequence GTGAACCCGCCAACCGATTCGCCTACTCCCTCCTGGCATCGCGCCATCCGCAGTTTCGTGCTGCGCGAGGGTCGCCTGACGCTCGCCCAGGAACGCGCCTTCCGCGAACTCTGGCCGCGCTTCGGCCTGGACTGGAGTCCTGGCGTCCCACTCGATTTCGGGGCGATCTTCGGCAACGACCGGCCGGTGGTGCTGGAAATCGGCTTCGGCAACGGCGATTCGCTGGCCGAGATGGCGGAGCAGGATCCCGCACGCAACTGGCTCGGCATCGAGGTTCATCGCCCCGGCGTGGGTCATCTGCTGCTGGAGATCGAGCGGCGCGCGCTCGCGAATCTGCGGATCGTCCGGCATGACGCCGTCGAGGTGCTCGCGCACAGCATCCCGCCCGTCAGTCTCGACGCCGTGCAGCTGTTCTTTCCCGATCCCTGGCCCAAGCGGCGTCATCACAAGCGACGCATCCTGAGCCCTGATCTCGTGGTCCTACTTGCGCGGGCAATCCGTCCGGGCGGAATCTTCCACGCCGCGACCGATTGGGAACCCTATGCCGAACAGATGCTGGAAACCCTGGACGCGGCCGCCGACCAGTTCGAGAACACCGCCGGCCAGGGTCAATTCGCGTCCCGTCCCGCCTTGCGTCCACTGACCCGGTTCGAGCAGCGCGGCGAGCGGCTCGGACATCGGGTCCGCGATCTGCTGTTTCGGCGTCGCTGA
- a CDS encoding thiazole synthase — MSNVTQNSDPLIIAGKEYRSRLLVGTGKYKDMDETASAIAASGAEIVTVAVRRTNMGQNPGEPNILDVLTPDRYTILPNTAGCYDAETAIRTCRLARELLDGHNLVKLEVLGDEKTLFPDVIATLKAAEVLVKDGFEIMVYTNDDPIVARELEAIGCIVIMPLAAPIGSGLGIRNPLNIRTIVENAKVPVLVDAGVGTASDAAVAMELGCDGVLMNTAIAAAKNPVLMASAMRKAIEAGREAFLAGRMPAKRFASASSPIEGLFF; from the coding sequence ATGTCTAACGTGACTCAGAACAGCGACCCACTCATCATCGCCGGCAAGGAATACCGCTCGCGCCTCCTGGTCGGCACCGGCAAATATAAGGATATGGACGAAACCGCCAGCGCCATCGCGGCCAGCGGCGCCGAAATCGTCACCGTCGCGGTACGCCGCACCAACATGGGCCAGAACCCCGGCGAGCCGAATATCCTTGATGTCCTGACGCCTGATCGCTACACCATCCTGCCCAACACCGCCGGCTGCTACGACGCCGAGACCGCCATTCGCACCTGCCGGCTGGCGCGCGAACTGCTCGACGGTCACAACCTGGTCAAGCTGGAAGTGCTGGGCGACGAAAAAACCCTGTTCCCGGACGTGATCGCGACCCTCAAGGCCGCCGAGGTTCTGGTCAAGGACGGCTTCGAGATCATGGTCTATACCAACGACGACCCCATCGTCGCGCGTGAACTCGAAGCCATCGGCTGTATCGTCATCATGCCGCTCGCCGCGCCCATCGGCTCGGGTCTGGGGATCCGCAATCCGCTCAACATCCGCACCATCGTCGAGAACGCCAAGGTGCCGGTGCTGGTCGACGCTGGCGTCGGCACCGCCTCGGATGCCGCCGTGGCCATGGAACTCGGTTGCGACGGCGTACTCATGAATACTGCCATCGCTGCCGCCAAGAACCCGGTGCTGATGGCGAGTGCCATGCGCAAGGCGATCGAGGCCGGGCGCGAGGCCTTCCTTGCCGGACGCATGCCCGCCAAGCGCTTTGCCTCGGCCTCCTCGCCGATCGAAGGTCTGTTCTTCTGA
- the thiS gene encoding sulfur carrier protein ThiS, translating into MKIVLNGSPREIADGTLVSELVEALALGGQRFAVEINAELIPRSRFAEHRLNPDDKVEIIQAVGGG; encoded by the coding sequence ATGAAGATCGTTCTGAATGGATCTCCCCGGGAGATTGCCGACGGAACTCTGGTGTCCGAGCTTGTCGAAGCGTTGGCCCTTGGCGGCCAGCGTTTCGCCGTCGAGATCAATGCCGAGCTGATTCCGCGCAGCCGTTTCGCCGAGCATCGTCTCAACCCCGACGACAAGGTCGAGATCATCCAGGCCGTTGGCGGCGGATGA